One stretch of Thalassovita sp. DNA includes these proteins:
- the lysA gene encoding diaminopimelate decarboxylase, producing the protein MDHFLYRDGVLHAEDVPVAEIAAKVGTPFYCYSTATLLRHFRLFDEALAGMDHLVCYAMKAASNQAVLKTLAQAGAGMDVVSGGEYARAIAAGVPGDKIVFSGVGKTHEEIRAALSTGIRQFNVESEPEMEVINEVALSLGKVAPITVRVNPDVDAKTHAKIATGKSENKFGIPIARAREVYARAAALPGLQVVGIDVHIGSQLTDLEPFRLAYRKVADLTEALRSDGHDIHRLDLGGGLGIPYTRSNEAPPLPVEYGAMIKEELGHLGCEIEIEPGRLIAGNAGIMVSKVIYVKSGEGRDFLILDGAMNDLLRPAMYEAHHDIVSVNEPAPGIEQQPYDIVGPVCETGDTFAKERMMAPLAPGDLVAFRSAGAYGAVMASEYNTRPLIPEVLVHEDQFAVIRERPTFDEMLKRDTIPEWL; encoded by the coding sequence ATGGATCATTTCCTGTATCGTGACGGTGTTTTGCATGCCGAGGATGTGCCGGTGGCTGAGATTGCCGCCAAGGTCGGCACGCCGTTCTACTGCTATTCCACAGCAACGCTTCTGCGCCACTTCCGCCTGTTTGATGAGGCGCTGGCGGGCATGGACCATCTGGTCTGCTACGCGATGAAAGCGGCCTCCAATCAAGCGGTCCTGAAAACGCTGGCGCAGGCCGGTGCCGGTATGGATGTGGTTTCGGGGGGCGAATACGCCCGCGCCATTGCCGCTGGCGTGCCAGGGGACAAAATCGTCTTCTCCGGCGTTGGCAAAACCCATGAGGAGATCCGCGCCGCACTCAGCACCGGGATCCGCCAGTTCAACGTCGAATCCGAGCCCGAGATGGAGGTCATCAATGAGGTGGCGCTGTCGCTGGGCAAGGTGGCACCGATCACCGTACGCGTGAACCCGGATGTGGACGCCAAAACCCACGCGAAGATCGCCACGGGCAAATCCGAAAACAAATTCGGCATCCCAATCGCCCGCGCCCGCGAGGTCTATGCCCGCGCGGCTGCCCTGCCGGGTCTGCAGGTTGTTGGCATCGATGTGCATATCGGCAGTCAGCTGACCGATCTGGAACCCTTCCGCCTGGCCTATCGCAAAGTGGCCGACCTGACCGAGGCGCTGCGCAGTGACGGCCATGACATTCACCGTCTGGATCTGGGCGGCGGATTGGGCATTCCTTACACCCGTTCAAACGAAGCCCCGCCGCTGCCGGTCGAATATGGCGCGATGATCAAAGAAGAGCTGGGCCATCTGGGTTGTGAGATTGAGATTGAACCGGGCCGCCTGATCGCGGGCAACGCCGGGATCATGGTCTCCAAGGTGATCTATGTGAAATCCGGCGAAGGGCGCGATTTCCTTATTCTGGATGGTGCGATGAACGATCTGCTGCGCCCGGCGATGTATGAGGCCCATCATGACATCGTCTCGGTCAATGAACCGGCGCCCGGCATTGAACAGCAGCCCTATGACATCGTCGGTCCGGTCTGCGAAACCGGTGACACCTTTGCCAAGGAACGCATGATGGCGCCGCTGGCCCCCGGTGATCTGGTCGCCTTCCGTTCAGCCGGGGCCTACGGCGCTGTCATGGCCAGCGAATACAACACCCGGCCCCTGATCCCTGAGGTTTTGGTGCACGAAGATCAATTTGCCGTCATTCGGGAACGACCAACGTTTGACGAGATGCTGAAACGCGATACCATCCCAGAGTGGCTCTGA
- a CDS encoding TlpA disulfide reductase family protein, producing MRKFVATTLYTALMLGANGAAAADMEALREMREGDMKKLILHDAAKDLKSDAFETVEGAPIALADYRGKYVLVNFWATWCAPCRAEMPALDALNAEFGGDAFEVVTIATGRNPVPSMKKFFADAGIETLPLHRDPKQKLARNMAVIGLPLSVLIDPEGREIGRLIGDAEWHDDNARLLISTLIGAEG from the coding sequence ATGCGAAAGTTTGTTGCCACAACCCTTTATACGGCCTTGATGCTTGGTGCAAATGGCGCTGCCGCCGCCGATATGGAGGCGTTGCGCGAGATGCGCGAAGGCGACATGAAGAAGCTGATCCTGCATGATGCGGCGAAGGATCTGAAATCAGATGCCTTTGAAACCGTGGAGGGCGCCCCCATCGCACTGGCCGATTACCGCGGCAAATATGTGCTGGTGAACTTCTGGGCCACATGGTGTGCCCCCTGCCGCGCGGAAATGCCGGCGCTGGATGCACTGAATGCTGAATTTGGCGGCGACGCCTTTGAGGTGGTGACCATCGCCACCGGCCGCAATCCGGTGCCATCGATGAAGAAATTCTTTGCCGATGCCGGGATCGAAACCCTGCCGCTGCATCGCGACCCTAAGCAGAAGCTGGCCCGCAACATGGCCGTGATCGGCCTGCCGCTTTCGGTTCTGATTGACCCTGAGGGGCGCGAGATTGGCCGCCTGATCGGTGATGCGGAATGGCATGACGACAATGCGCGCCTGCTGATTTCGACCCTGATTGGTGCTGAAGGCTAA
- the argH gene encoding argininosuccinate lyase, with amino-acid sequence MSDKSSNQMWGGRFAAGPDAIMEAINASIGYDQRMAKQDIEGSRAHAAMLAATGIITDSDAEVIREGLLTVLSEIESGTFQFSTALEDIHMNVEARLKEIVGEPAGRLHTARSRNDQVATDFKLWVRDQIDASIEGIEALMKALIGQAEAGYNWVMPGFTHLQTAQPVTWGHHMMAYVEMLGRDLSRFKDARARMNESPLGAAALAGTSFPIDRHMTAAALGFDRPAANSLDAVADRDFALEFLSNASICAMHLSRFAEELVIWSSAQFRFVTMSDKWSTGSSIMPQKRNPDAAELLRAKLGRIFGANVALMTVMKGLPLTYSKDMQEDKEQVFDAADNFLLSLAAMTGMVSDMTGNKDSLAAAAGSGFSTATDLADWCVRALNMPFRDAHHVTGSLVALAEEKGCDLPDLTLEDMKSVNDQITEEVFGVLGVDNSVASRMSYGGTAPAQVLVQIKRWKKELE; translated from the coding sequence ATGAGTGACAAATCCTCGAACCAGATGTGGGGCGGCCGTTTCGCTGCCGGACCGGACGCGATCATGGAGGCGATCAACGCCTCGATCGGGTACGACCAGCGCATGGCCAAACAGGACATCGAAGGTTCCAGGGCCCATGCCGCCATGCTGGCCGCCACAGGCATCATTACTGATAGCGATGCTGAGGTCATTCGGGAAGGTCTGCTCACGGTCTTGTCAGAGATTGAAAGCGGCACCTTCCAGTTTTCCACCGCGCTGGAAGACATCCACATGAATGTTGAGGCACGTTTGAAGGAAATCGTGGGTGAGCCTGCAGGCCGTCTGCACACCGCGCGGTCGCGCAACGATCAGGTGGCCACTGACTTCAAACTCTGGGTGCGCGATCAGATTGATGCGTCGATCGAAGGGATTGAGGCGCTGATGAAGGCGCTGATCGGTCAGGCCGAAGCGGGCTACAACTGGGTGATGCCCGGTTTCACCCACCTGCAGACCGCCCAGCCGGTGACCTGGGGCCACCATATGATGGCCTATGTCGAAATGCTGGGCCGGGACCTGAGCCGTTTCAAAGATGCCCGCGCCCGGATGAACGAATCGCCCCTGGGTGCGGCAGCACTGGCCGGCACCTCCTTCCCGATTGATCGCCACATGACGGCGGCAGCGCTTGGGTTTGACCGTCCGGCGGCAAACTCGCTGGATGCGGTGGCGGATCGTGATTTCGCGTTGGAGTTCCTGTCGAACGCCTCGATCTGTGCCATGCACCTTTCCCGCTTTGCCGAAGAGCTGGTGATCTGGTCCTCGGCGCAGTTCCGCTTTGTCACCATGTCGGACAAATGGTCCACCGGCTCATCCATCATGCCGCAGAAACGTAACCCTGACGCGGCTGAACTGTTGCGCGCCAAGCTGGGCCGGATCTTTGGCGCCAATGTTGCGCTGATGACCGTGATGAAGGGCCTGCCGCTGACTTATTCCAAGGACATGCAGGAAGACAAAGAGCAGGTGTTTGATGCCGCCGACAACTTCCTGCTGTCACTGGCGGCGATGACCGGCATGGTCAGCGATATGACCGGCAACAAAGACTCGCTCGCTGCCGCGGCTGGCTCTGGCTTCTCAACCGCGACAGATCTGGCCGACTGGTGTGTGCGCGCGCTGAACATGCCGTTCCGTGACGCCCACCACGTGACCGGATCGCTGGTGGCCCTGGCCGAGGAAAAAGGCTGCGACCTGCCGGATCTGACGCTGGAGGACATGAAATCGGTCAATGACCAGATCACCGAAGAGGTCTTCGGCGTGTTGGGGGTTGATAATTCGGTCGCTTCGCGCATGTCATATGGGGGCACGGCACCGGCACAGGTGCTGGTACAAATCAAACGCTGGAAGAAAGAACTGGAATGA
- a CDS encoding EAL domain-containing protein produces MPGTPPRRLPPTADIPAGMDSPLNYAVQQRDRDVLQMVADALRHDEVLLAYQPIVESRRQDHIAFYEGLVRILDATGREIPAAQFMPQVEDRTLGREIDCTALRLGLQALANVPGLRLSINMSARSIGYAKWLRVLDEGLRADPSAGARLILEITESSAMTVPELVRSFMAEMRRRDLAFALDDFGAGATAFRYLRDFRFDMVKIDRQFCHRVSTQPDNQALVRAMVMISEQFEMMTIAEGIEEPADAKWLSAAGLHCLQGYHFGYPRLHQHWHEDQREKARA; encoded by the coding sequence ATGCCCGGCACCCCGCCCCGCCGCCTGCCGCCAACCGCTGATATTCCCGCCGGGATGGACAGCCCGCTGAACTATGCGGTGCAGCAACGTGACCGGGACGTGTTGCAAATGGTGGCAGATGCGCTGCGCCATGATGAGGTGCTGCTGGCCTATCAGCCGATTGTCGAAAGCAGGCGCCAGGATCACATCGCCTTTTACGAAGGGCTGGTGCGCATTCTGGATGCCACGGGCCGCGAAATTCCTGCCGCTCAGTTCATGCCTCAGGTGGAGGACCGCACCCTCGGGCGGGAGATTGATTGCACCGCCCTCAGGCTGGGGTTGCAGGCGCTGGCCAATGTGCCGGGGCTCAGACTGTCGATCAACATGTCTGCGCGGTCAATCGGTTACGCCAAATGGCTGCGGGTTCTGGATGAGGGGCTGCGGGCGGATCCCAGCGCCGGGGCGCGGCTGATTCTGGAAATCACCGAAAGTTCGGCGATGACGGTGCCCGAACTGGTGCGCAGTTTCATGGCTGAGATGCGGCGGCGGGATCTGGCCTTTGCCCTGGATGATTTCGGCGCTGGCGCCACCGCGTTCCGCTATCTGCGCGACTTCCGTTTCGACATGGTCAAGATTGACCGCCAGTTCTGTCACCGGGTCAGCACACAGCCGGACAATCAGGCCCTTGTTCGCGCTATGGTTATGATTTCAGAACAATTTGAGATGATGACGATTGCCGAGGGCATCGAAGAACCAGCCGATGCCAAATGGTTGTCAGCCGCCGGACTGCACTGCCTGCAGGGCTATCACTTCGGCTATCCGCGCCTGCATCAGCATTGGCATGAGGACCAGCGCGAAAAAGCGCGCGCCTGA
- a CDS encoding acetyl-CoA C-acetyltransferase, with protein sequence MTNVVIVSAARTAVGSFSGSFANTPAHDLGAAVLEAIVERAGIEKGEVSETILGQVLTAGQGQNPARQAHINAGLPIESAAWGINQVCGSGLRAVALGAQHVQLGDAAIVAAGGQENMTLSPHVAHLRAGTKMGDVKYIDSMIRDGLWDAFNGYHMGQTAENVAEQWQISRDMQDEFALASQNKAEAAQNAGKFDDEVIPFTIKTRKGEIVVDKDEYIRHGATIENMQKLRPAFVRDGGTVTAANASGLNDGAAAVLLMSADEAEKRGLEPLARIASYATAGLDPSIMGVGPIYASRKALDKAGWAAGDLDLVEANEAFAAQACAVNKDMGWDPSIVNVNGGAIAIGHPIGASGCRILNTLLFEMKRREAKKGLATLCIGGGMGVAMCLERP encoded by the coding sequence ATGACCAATGTCGTCATCGTATCGGCAGCGCGGACCGCTGTTGGATCATTCAGCGGCTCATTTGCAAACACCCCGGCCCATGACCTAGGCGCAGCCGTACTGGAAGCGATCGTAGAACGCGCCGGGATCGAAAAGGGGGAGGTTTCGGAAACCATCCTCGGTCAGGTTCTGACCGCCGGTCAGGGTCAGAACCCTGCCCGTCAGGCCCATATCAACGCTGGCCTGCCGATCGAAAGCGCCGCCTGGGGCATCAACCAGGTTTGTGGCTCGGGCCTGCGCGCCGTTGCCTTGGGCGCCCAACATGTGCAGCTGGGCGATGCGGCGATTGTGGCTGCAGGTGGTCAGGAAAACATGACCCTCAGCCCCCATGTGGCGCATCTGCGTGCCGGCACCAAAATGGGCGACGTGAAATACATCGACTCGATGATCCGCGACGGTCTGTGGGATGCCTTCAACGGCTACCACATGGGCCAAACGGCCGAGAATGTTGCCGAGCAGTGGCAGATCAGCCGTGACATGCAGGATGAGTTTGCGCTTGCCTCGCAGAACAAGGCCGAAGCCGCTCAGAACGCAGGGAAATTTGATGATGAGGTGATCCCCTTCACCATCAAGACCCGCAAAGGTGAGATCGTGGTCGACAAGGATGAATACATCCGCCACGGCGCAACGATCGAAAACATGCAAAAACTGCGCCCTGCCTTTGTCCGCGACGGTGGCACCGTCACCGCGGCCAATGCCTCGGGCCTGAACGACGGCGCCGCCGCCGTCCTGCTGATGAGCGCCGATGAGGCCGAAAAACGCGGGCTGGAGCCTCTGGCCCGGATCGCCTCCTACGCCACCGCGGGTCTGGATCCGTCGATCATGGGCGTTGGCCCGATCTACGCCTCGCGCAAAGCGCTGGACAAGGCCGGTTGGGCCGCCGGCGATCTGGATCTGGTCGAAGCCAACGAAGCCTTCGCCGCCCAGGCCTGCGCCGTGAACAAAGACATGGGCTGGGACCCGTCGATCGTGAACGTGAACGGTGGCGCCATTGCCATCGGCCACCCGATCGGCGCCTCGGGCTGCCGGATCCTCAATACGCTGCTGTTTGAAATGAAACGGCGCGAGGCCAAAAAAGGTCTGGCCACACTCTGCATCGGTGGCGGCATGGGCGTCGCCATGTGCCTGGAACGTCCCTGA
- the phbB gene encoding acetoacetyl-CoA reductase yields the protein MARIALVTGGSRGIGAAISKRLKSEGYEVAATYAGNDDAAAAFTAETGIKTYKWNVASYEDSAAGIAKVEADLGPIDVVVANAGITRDAPFHKMTPEQWHQVVDTNLTGVFNTVHPIWPGMRDRKFGRVIVISSINGQKGQFAQVNYAATKAGDLGIVKSLAQEGARAGITANAICPGYIATEMVMAVPEKVRESIIGQIPTGRLGEPDEIARCVSFLASDEAGFINGSTISANGGQFFV from the coding sequence ATGGCACGAATTGCACTTGTAACCGGTGGATCACGCGGGATCGGCGCCGCAATTTCCAAACGGCTTAAGTCCGAAGGTTATGAGGTTGCCGCGACCTATGCAGGCAATGACGACGCCGCCGCAGCCTTCACTGCGGAGACCGGCATCAAGACCTACAAATGGAATGTCGCCTCTTACGAGGACAGCGCCGCAGGTATCGCCAAAGTTGAAGCGGACCTGGGCCCGATCGATGTGGTGGTGGCCAATGCCGGCATCACCCGCGACGCACCGTTCCACAAGATGACCCCGGAACAGTGGCATCAGGTGGTCGACACCAACCTGACCGGCGTGTTCAACACCGTGCACCCGATCTGGCCCGGCATGCGGGATCGCAAGTTTGGCCGGGTGATCGTGATTTCCTCGATCAACGGGCAGAAGGGCCAGTTCGCCCAGGTGAACTATGCCGCCACCAAAGCCGGTGATCTGGGCATTGTGAAATCGCTGGCACAGGAAGGCGCCCGCGCGGGCATCACCGCCAACGCCATCTGCCCCGGCTACATCGCCACCGAAATGGTCATGGCCGTGCCGGAAAAGGTGCGCGAGTCGATCATCGGTCAGATCCCCACCGGCCGTCTGGGCGAACCGGATGAGATTGCGCGCTGCGTGTCCTTCCTGGCGTCTGATGAGGCGGGTTTCATCAACGGATCCACCATTTCGGCCAACGGCGGTCAGTTTTTCGTCTGA
- a CDS encoding transcriptional regulator GcvA, giving the protein MSDRLPPLTSLRAFEAAARHMSFAKAAEELHVTPAALSYQIKSLEEHLGAPLFIRLNRAVELTEAGRALSPGASEAFQTLTNAWRATRRLQDNTTLNVTAGPAFTAKWMAPRLYEFARAHPEVDLRFSATLRMMDFDRDEVDVAIRFGYGPDHGVWSQKLSSEWFTPVMLPEMAERYPTPESLTEAPLIFDESTNFLRPACDWAAWFRAMGVDHAPTHGLHFSAADHAVDAALAGGGVVLGRRAMVVKDIYDGRLVAPYGVGLGTKAHFRFLCRQGTENRPHIAALREWMLAEIAKTISVHNALTIIPVEDVPAP; this is encoded by the coding sequence ATGTCTGATCGTCTACCGCCCCTCACCTCCCTTCGTGCCTTTGAAGCGGCCGCGCGCCATATGTCCTTTGCCAAAGCGGCGGAGGAATTACATGTGACGCCCGCAGCGCTGTCTTATCAGATCAAATCCCTTGAAGAGCATCTGGGCGCGCCTTTGTTCATACGTCTTAACCGCGCGGTGGAGCTGACCGAAGCGGGCCGCGCCCTGTCACCGGGCGCGTCTGAAGCGTTTCAGACCCTGACCAATGCCTGGCGCGCCACACGCAGGTTGCAGGACAATACGACGCTGAACGTCACCGCAGGCCCGGCCTTCACCGCCAAATGGATGGCGCCGCGCCTTTATGAATTTGCCCGCGCCCATCCCGAAGTGGATCTGCGATTCTCCGCCACATTGCGGATGATGGACTTTGACCGCGATGAGGTCGATGTGGCGATCCGGTTTGGCTACGGTCCCGACCATGGTGTCTGGTCGCAAAAACTCAGCAGCGAATGGTTCACCCCGGTGATGCTGCCCGAAATGGCAGAGCGCTATCCCACCCCCGAAAGCCTGACCGAAGCGCCGCTGATCTTTGACGAATCGACCAATTTCCTGCGCCCCGCCTGTGACTGGGCGGCGTGGTTCCGCGCCATGGGGGTGGATCACGCGCCCACACATGGTCTGCATTTTTCGGCCGCGGACCATGCGGTGGACGCCGCCCTGGCCGGGGGCGGCGTGGTGCTGGGCCGCCGCGCCATGGTGGTCAAGGACATCTATGATGGCCGGCTGGTGGCCCCCTATGGTGTGGGTCTGGGGACCAAGGCGCATTTCCGGTTCCTCTGCCGACAGGGCACGGAAAACCGTCCACATATTGCGGCGCTGCGGGAATGGATGCTTGCAGAAATTGCTAAAACCATTTCTGTTCACAACGCATTAACCATTATCCCGGTAGAGGACGTCCCCGCCCCATGA
- a CDS encoding DMT family transporter, which produces MPRSRATAIGFVAVLLWALLALFTVGTAPTPPLLLNAICFAISGTLGVIWTGVTGGAGKLRAVPLKVYAFGTIGLFGYHALYFSALRLAPPAQAGLIAYLWPLLIVLFSGLLPGEKLRAGHFIGGIVGFAGAALIIQGGGSGFDASALPGYLLALGCALFWSGYSVLSRKLGDIPTEAVAVFCIATAILSALLHLATETTQWPVGLWGWGSAIALGLGPVGLAFYVWDIGVKRGDIQLLGVSSYAAPLLSTLVLVGFGIAAPSWSLGLAALLITGGAGLAARASLKK; this is translated from the coding sequence ATGCCCCGATCCCGCGCCACGGCCATCGGTTTTGTTGCGGTGCTGCTTTGGGCGTTGCTGGCGCTGTTTACGGTGGGCACGGCCCCGACGCCGCCTCTGCTGCTGAACGCGATCTGCTTTGCCATCAGTGGCACATTGGGGGTGATCTGGACCGGTGTCACCGGCGGTGCGGGCAAGCTGCGAGCGGTGCCGCTGAAGGTCTATGCCTTTGGCACGATTGGCCTCTTTGGCTATCACGCGCTCTATTTCAGCGCCCTGCGGTTGGCGCCCCCTGCGCAGGCCGGGCTGATCGCCTACCTCTGGCCGCTGTTGATCGTGTTGTTTTCCGGGCTGCTGCCGGGGGAAAAACTGCGGGCGGGGCATTTCATCGGCGGGATCGTCGGCTTTGCGGGCGCCGCGCTGATCATCCAGGGCGGCGGCAGCGGCTTTGATGCCAGCGCCCTGCCCGGCTATCTGCTGGCGCTGGGATGCGCGCTGTTCTGGTCTGGCTATTCTGTCCTGTCGCGCAAACTGGGCGACATCCCGACCGAGGCTGTGGCGGTGTTTTGCATCGCAACCGCGATCCTGTCGGCCCTGCTGCATCTGGCAACAGAAACCACCCAATGGCCGGTTGGCCTCTGGGGGTGGGGATCGGCCATCGCGCTGGGGCTGGGGCCTGTGGGCCTGGCCTTCTACGTCTGGGATATCGGGGTGAAACGCGGTGACATTCAGCTGCTTGGTGTCAGCTCTTATGCGGCACCTTTGCTGTCGACACTGGTTTTGGTGGGCTTTGGCATCGCCGCCCCAAGCTGGTCCCTGGGGCTGGCGGCTTTGTTGATCACGGGTGGCGCGGGGTTGGCTGCCCGCGCCAGCTTGAAAAAGTGA
- a CDS encoding YdcH family protein — protein MALSSHIEELKKKHSALSHQVEEAQRAPGTSDAEIAEMKKQKLRLKEEIERLSTATA, from the coding sequence ATGGCCTTGAGTTCGCATATCGAAGAACTGAAGAAAAAACACAGTGCCCTCTCGCATCAGGTCGAAGAAGCGCAGCGCGCTCCCGGCACGTCGGATGCGGAAATTGCCGAAATGAAAAAGCAGAAACTGCGCCTGAAGGAAGAAATCGAACGGCTCAGTACCGCAACCGCCTGA
- a CDS encoding tRNA1(Val) (adenine(37)-N6)-methyltransferase, with product MADLTHNDFLNGAVKAWQPAKGYRAGVDPVLLAASLPAKPGQSALELGCGVGVASLCLLARVPEVTVTGLELQEDYAQLARRNAAEAGAAFDVVTGDLTQLPEVLRQQQFDHVFANPPYFQRDRSTAAQDAGRDIAFAGETPLADWVAVAAKRCKPKGYVSFIQRAERLPELISAMGGVLGSLQLLPLIPRAGREAQLVLIRGRKNGRADFRLHDGLVLHQGAYHGSDGEDYAPDIQAVLRDGAALPFPV from the coding sequence ATGGCTGATCTGACCCACAATGATTTCCTCAACGGGGCCGTGAAGGCCTGGCAGCCGGCCAAGGGCTATCGTGCCGGGGTGGATCCTGTTCTTCTGGCGGCGTCCCTGCCTGCAAAACCGGGGCAAAGCGCGCTGGAACTGGGCTGCGGTGTGGGTGTGGCTTCCCTCTGCCTTTTGGCGCGGGTGCCTGAGGTCACGGTGACCGGGCTGGAACTGCAGGAGGACTATGCCCAACTGGCCCGCCGCAACGCGGCTGAGGCAGGCGCGGCATTTGACGTTGTGACCGGCGATTTGACCCAACTGCCAGAGGTGCTGCGCCAGCAACAGTTTGATCACGTTTTCGCCAATCCTCCCTATTTTCAGCGTGATCGGTCAACTGCAGCGCAGGATGCGGGGCGTGATATCGCCTTTGCCGGGGAAACGCCCTTGGCGGATTGGGTGGCGGTGGCGGCAAAGCGTTGCAAGCCTAAGGGCTATGTCAGCTTCATCCAACGGGCGGAGCGCCTGCCCGAGTTGATCAGCGCAATGGGCGGCGTGTTGGGATCGCTGCAGCTGTTGCCACTGATTCCCCGCGCGGGACGTGAGGCGCAGCTGGTCTTGATCCGTGGGCGTAAAAACGGGCGGGCTGACTTCCGCCTGCATGACGGTCTGGTGCTGCATCAGGGCGCGTACCACGGCAGCGATGGCGAAGATTATGCACCTGATATTCAGGCCGTTTTGCGCGATGGCGCGGCGCTGCCTTTCCCGGTGTAA
- a CDS encoding DUF2007 domain-containing protein, with product MKQLLRTTDPTSIAFAKALLQGEGIDCFEMDVNMSVLEGSIGILPRRLMVHADDLEEAEQVMRDNGIALEG from the coding sequence ATGAAACAACTGCTTCGAACCACCGACCCGACGTCGATTGCCTTTGCCAAAGCGCTGCTTCAGGGGGAGGGTATAGACTGCTTTGAAATGGACGTAAACATGAGCGTCCTTGAGGGCAGCATCGGCATTTTGCCGCGCCGTCTGATGGTGCATGCTGACGACCTGGAAGAGGCCGAACAGGTGATGCGCGACAACGGTATCGCGCTGGAGGGCTGA
- a CDS encoding polyprenyl synthetase family protein, with protein MNLDHASTKPHERLAAHLETKLVAVNEMIHSRMMSEHAPRIPQVTAHLIDAGGKRLRPMLTLAAADLCGYDGPYDVHLATTVEFIHTATLLHDDVVDESAQRRGRPTANLMWDNKSSVLVGDYLFSRSFQMMVEPGNLRVLSILSNASATIAEGEVLQLTAATDLATDEDIYLQVVRGKTAALFSAATEVGGVIAEAPEEQVKALFDYGDALGISFQIVDDLLDYQGDSAATGKNVGDDFRERKLTLPVIKAVAKADAEERAFWVRTIEKGRQEEGDLEHALSLLKKHNTLEETRQDALAWAAKAKDALQVLPDHPVRQLLIEIADYVVARIN; from the coding sequence ATGAACCTGGATCACGCAAGCACAAAACCACATGAGCGTCTGGCGGCGCATCTGGAAACCAAACTGGTGGCGGTGAATGAAATGATTCATTCCCGCATGATGTCCGAACACGCGCCGCGAATCCCGCAAGTCACCGCGCATCTGATCGATGCGGGCGGCAAACGGCTGCGTCCGATGCTGACTTTGGCGGCGGCAGATCTGTGCGGCTACGACGGCCCCTATGATGTGCATCTGGCCACCACGGTGGAGTTCATCCACACTGCAACGCTGCTGCATGATGATGTGGTCGACGAAAGCGCCCAACGTCGTGGCCGTCCGACAGCGAACCTGATGTGGGACAATAAATCGTCGGTTCTGGTCGGTGATTACCTGTTCTCGCGCTCATTCCAGATGATGGTTGAGCCGGGCAACCTGCGGGTGCTGTCGATTCTGTCCAATGCCTCGGCAACGATTGCCGAAGGTGAGGTTCTGCAGCTGACCGCGGCCACCGATCTGGCCACGGACGAAGATATCTATCTGCAGGTCGTGCGCGGCAAGACCGCCGCGCTGTTTTCTGCCGCAACCGAGGTGGGCGGCGTCATCGCCGAGGCACCGGAAGAGCAGGTGAAGGCGCTGTTTGACTATGGCGATGCTTTGGGCATCTCCTTCCAGATTGTGGATGATCTGCTGGATTATCAGGGCGATAGCGCTGCGACGGGTAAAAACGTCGGGGATGATTTCCGCGAACGTAAACTGACCCTGCCGGTGATCAAAGCAGTTGCCAAAGCCGACGCGGAGGAACGCGCGTTTTGGGTGCGCACCATTGAAAAGGGCCGCCAGGAAGAGGGCGACCTGGAACACGCGCTGAGCCTGCTGAAGAAGCACAACACGCTGGAAGAAACCCGTCAGGATGCGCTGGCCTGGGCCGCCAAGGCCAAGGATGCACTGCAGGTGCTGCCGGATCATCCGGTGCGCCAGCTGCTGATTGAGATTGCCGATTACGTGGTCGCGCGGATCAACTGA